CACCGTGTCACCGGCCGCGGCGAGCAGCCGGGGGCGGACGTCGACACCGGCGGCCCGCAGCTGCTGCATCGGGCTACCGATGACCAGGTCGCCACGGGCCCGCATCCGGCGCGCGAGACGCGAGTCGGCGGGCTTGGCTAGCAGCCGGGTCTTGGTCAGCCACCAGAACAGGTCGCGGCCGAGGATCCGCTGCGGAAGCTCGGGCTCCTCGGTCCCGACCGCGAGCGTCACCCCATGATCGCCGACGCGGCTGCTTGCGAGTTCGAGCGCGATCTGGCGCCCGGAATTCCCGCCGCCGACGACCACGACCCGGCCGGGGCGGATCTGGGACGGATTGCGGTAGTCGGCGCTGTGCAGCTGCCTCACACCCGGGCCTATATCGCCTCCTACCACCGGGATCACCGGGGTCTGAAACGGCCCGGTGGCCACCACGACCTGGCGGGCGTGCAGCCGCCCCTGGCTGGTGTGCGCCACGAACCCGCCATCACCGCCGGGGTCGCGCTCGAGCCGGGTCACGGCGGTCGAGAGCAGCACCGGGAGGTCGAACCGGGCGGCGTACGTCTTGAGGTAGTCGGCGACCTCGAGGCGGGTCGGATAGGTGTTCGCCCGCGCGGGGAACGCCATGCCAGGCAGCCCGTCGTACTGCGCGGGCGTGAACAGCCGCAGCGAGTCCCACCGGTTGCGCCAGGTGGCGCCGAGCTCGGCGGCAGCGTCGACGATGAGGAACCGGAGACCGGCGCGCTGCAGGTGGTAGCCGACGGCGAGACCGGCCTGGCCAGCGCCGATGACGAGCACGTCGAAACGGCCCCGGCGGAACGGCGCCGTGGGTGCCTCGGCGTGGTGGTTGATGTGCGTGCTCACGGTGGTGTCCTCACTGTCGCCGTGCGGTCGATGGTGGCTATCGAGGAGCCCTCACCCGGTCCGGGTGCGATCCGATGCGGACGACGCTATGGACGAGGCCGGGCGGTTCACACCGGCTGAATCGCCGGTTCGGCCGAGTCGTCCGGCCGGGCGCTCGACTCTCCCGTGCCGGCCGCGGGCCGAAGCGGCCTCCTCTGCCACGGGCTAGATCCGCGAACGCCTGGCCGATCGGCTGGTGCAGTGCTCTGCGCCGCCACAG
This genomic window from Nocardioides marmoribigeumensis contains:
- a CDS encoding flavin-containing monooxygenase; protein product: MSTHINHHAEAPTAPFRRGRFDVLVIGAGQAGLAVGYHLQRAGLRFLIVDAAAELGATWRNRWDSLRLFTPAQYDGLPGMAFPARANTYPTRLEVADYLKTYAARFDLPVLLSTAVTRLERDPGGDGGFVAHTSQGRLHARQVVVATGPFQTPVIPVVGGDIGPGVRQLHSADYRNPSQIRPGRVVVVGGGNSGRQIALELASSRVGDHGVTLAVGTEEPELPQRILGRDLFWWLTKTRLLAKPADSRLARRMRARGDLVIGSPMQQLRAAGVDVRPRLLAAAGDTVTFADRTETRPTTVIWATGFRSDYSWIDIDGVVTDGGVRHERGISPVPGLSFIGLPWQHTRGSALLGFVKDDAVWLADRITARADSPAAAQRL